One genomic region from Ornithinimicrobium flavum encodes:
- a CDS encoding TSUP family transporter: MIEGLEPGVLLFLALAGLAAGFVDAVVGGGGLIQLPALLVGLPGASPVQLLATNKLGSVMGTVTSSVTYLRRVRPDLRTALPLAGAAFAGSLGGAGVAFLFTRELFNPVILVVLLGVGAYTLARPTMGRMAALRFGHRHPRRHLATAVLIGLVVGAYDGALGPGTGSFFVFALVSALGYGFLEASAKAKVANVATNLAALVVFVPQGVVLWEVGLVMGACNVLGAYLGARVAVSRGSGFVRVFFVVVLSAFIVKIGYDTVRQLLG, from the coding sequence GTGATCGAGGGCCTCGAGCCCGGCGTCCTGCTCTTCCTGGCCCTGGCCGGGCTGGCCGCCGGGTTCGTGGACGCGGTGGTGGGCGGGGGTGGCCTCATCCAGCTGCCGGCCCTCCTGGTCGGTCTGCCCGGGGCCTCACCCGTCCAGCTGCTGGCGACCAACAAGCTCGGCTCGGTGATGGGGACCGTCACCAGCTCGGTCACCTACCTGCGTCGGGTCCGGCCGGACCTGCGCACGGCGCTCCCGCTGGCCGGTGCGGCGTTCGCCGGCAGCCTGGGCGGCGCGGGGGTGGCCTTCCTGTTCACCAGGGAGCTGTTCAACCCGGTCATCCTGGTCGTGCTGCTCGGCGTCGGCGCGTACACGCTGGCGCGGCCCACGATGGGCCGCATGGCGGCGCTGAGGTTCGGCCACCGTCACCCGCGGCGGCACCTGGCGACAGCGGTGCTCATCGGTCTGGTGGTCGGGGCGTATGACGGGGCGCTCGGGCCGGGGACCGGGTCCTTCTTCGTCTTCGCCCTGGTCAGCGCCCTCGGCTACGGCTTCCTCGAGGCCAGTGCCAAGGCCAAGGTGGCCAACGTCGCCACCAACCTGGCCGCGCTGGTGGTCTTCGTGCCGCAGGGGGTGGTCCTGTGGGAGGTCGGTCTGGTGATGGGGGCGTGCAACGTCCTCGGGGCCTACCTCGGGGCCCGCGTCGCGGTCTCGCGGGGGAGCGGCTTCGTGCGGGTGTTCTTCGTCGTGGTGCTCTCGGCGTTCATCGTCAAGATCGGCTACGACACGGTGCGCCAGCTGCTGGGTTGA
- a CDS encoding proline--tRNA ligase — translation MATRLSTLFLRTLREDPADAELPGHKLLVRAGYIRRAAPGVYSWLPLGLRVLRKVEQIVREEMDAIGGQELSFPALLPSEPYEATGRWTEYGDNLFRLQDRKGVDMLLGPTHEEMFTLAVKDMYSSYKELPLTLYQIQTKYRDEARPRAGLLRGREFVMKDSYSFDVDDAGLEAAYQRHREAYVRIFDRLGFDYVIVYADSGAMGGSASEEFLAVSPVGEDTFVRCEASGYAANVEAVVVPQAPPVDPAVVGATPPAHVEDTPDSPTIETLVDRANELHPRADGRAWTAADTLKNVVVLLTHPDGRTEPLAIGLPGDREVDAKRLEAQVAPAEWAPFGDADFAAYPMLVKGYIGPRMLGSDSPSTIRYLLDPAVAEGSAWVTGADEHGKHVFDLVLGRDFTADGTIQAAEIREGDPSPDGAGPLTLARGIEMGHIFQLGRKYAEALDLKVLDENGKLVTVTMGSYGVGVSRAVAAVAEATHDDLGLCWPRALAPADVHVVATGKDHGIFAHAEGLVAELEAAGLSVVYDDRVKVSPGVKFKDAELLGVPTIVVVGKGLEQGTVEIKDRATGERREVAVDAAVAEVVTEIRG, via the coding sequence GTGGCCACGCGCCTGTCGACCCTGTTCCTGCGGACCCTGCGCGAGGACCCGGCCGACGCCGAGCTGCCGGGGCACAAGCTGCTCGTCCGGGCCGGCTACATCCGGCGCGCCGCCCCGGGCGTCTACAGCTGGTTGCCGCTGGGCCTGCGGGTGCTGCGCAAGGTCGAGCAGATCGTGCGCGAGGAGATGGACGCGATCGGCGGGCAGGAGCTCAGCTTCCCCGCGCTCCTGCCGAGCGAGCCCTACGAGGCGACGGGCCGCTGGACGGAGTACGGCGACAACCTCTTCCGGCTGCAGGACCGCAAGGGGGTCGACATGCTGCTCGGGCCCACGCACGAGGAGATGTTCACCCTCGCGGTCAAGGACATGTACAGCTCCTACAAGGAGCTGCCGCTGACGCTCTACCAGATCCAGACGAAGTACCGCGACGAGGCGCGTCCGCGCGCCGGCCTGCTGCGGGGTCGTGAGTTCGTCATGAAGGACTCCTACTCCTTCGACGTCGACGACGCCGGGCTGGAGGCCGCCTACCAGCGGCACCGGGAGGCCTACGTCCGGATCTTCGACCGGCTGGGGTTCGACTACGTCATCGTGTATGCCGACTCCGGCGCCATGGGAGGCTCCGCCAGCGAGGAGTTCCTCGCCGTCTCGCCCGTCGGCGAGGACACCTTCGTGCGCTGCGAGGCGTCGGGGTATGCCGCCAACGTCGAGGCGGTCGTGGTGCCCCAGGCGCCGCCGGTCGACCCTGCCGTCGTCGGGGCGACGCCCCCGGCGCACGTCGAGGACACCCCCGACAGCCCGACGATCGAGACGTTGGTCGACCGGGCCAACGAGCTGCACCCCCGCGCCGACGGGCGGGCCTGGACGGCCGCCGACACGCTCAAGAACGTCGTCGTCCTGCTCACCCACCCCGACGGGAGGACGGAGCCCCTGGCGATCGGCCTGCCCGGTGACCGTGAGGTCGACGCCAAGCGGCTCGAGGCGCAGGTGGCCCCCGCCGAGTGGGCCCCCTTCGGCGACGCCGACTTCGCGGCCTACCCGATGCTGGTCAAGGGGTACATCGGTCCGAGGATGCTGGGGTCGGACAGCCCGTCGACGATCCGCTACCTGCTCGACCCGGCCGTCGCGGAGGGCTCGGCCTGGGTGACCGGCGCCGACGAGCACGGCAAGCACGTCTTCGACCTGGTCCTGGGGCGTGACTTCACCGCCGACGGCACCATCCAGGCTGCCGAGATCCGTGAGGGCGACCCCAGCCCCGACGGTGCCGGTCCGCTGACCCTGGCGCGCGGCATCGAGATGGGCCACATCTTCCAGCTCGGTCGCAAGTACGCCGAGGCGCTCGACCTCAAGGTCCTCGACGAGAACGGCAAGCTGGTCACGGTGACGATGGGCTCCTACGGGGTCGGTGTGTCGCGAGCCGTCGCGGCGGTCGCCGAGGCCACCCACGACGACCTGGGGCTGTGCTGGCCGCGCGCCCTGGCGCCGGCCGACGTCCACGTCGTGGCCACCGGCAAGGACCATGGCATCTTCGCGCACGCGGAGGGCCTGGTCGCCGAGCTGGAGGCCGCCGGTCTGAGCGTCGTCTACGACGACCGGGTCAAGGTGAGCCCGGGCGTGAAGTTCAAGGACGCCGAGCTCCTCGGCGTCCCGACGATCGTCGTGGTCGGCAAGGGCCTGGAGCAGGGCACCGTCGAGATCAAGGACCGCGCGACCGGCGAGCGCCGTGAGGTCGCCGTCGACGCGGCGGTCGCCGAGGTGGTCACCGAGATCCGCGGGTGA
- a CDS encoding cysteine desulfurase-like protein has protein sequence MSLDVERVRAQFPSLESGTAHFDGPGGSQTPASVARAVADTLTSSIANRGTVTAAERRAEETVRLARAAMADLLDTDAGTVIFGRSMTALAMDMGRTLARTQRWGPGDEVVVTSLDHDGNIRPWTIAAEAVGATLRVAEMDPETGELPVQAVRAVLSDRTRLVAVTGASNLIGTRPDVEGIVRAAHDVGALVHVDAVHLAAHAAVSREDLGADLLSCSPYKFFGPHLGVMSGRADLLEQLRPDKLLPSSDAVPERFELGTLPYELLAGTCAAVDFLADLAPGEAGTRRGRLKASFAALEEHEDALRVRCEEGLRTIPGVQIWSRAADRTPTLLFTVDGVEPAAVHLHLADRRVNAPASHFYAWDLSHRLGLGPAGGVRVGMAPYTTAEEVDRLLEGVAELAARP, from the coding sequence ATGAGTCTCGACGTCGAGCGCGTGCGCGCGCAGTTCCCGTCCCTGGAGTCCGGCACCGCCCACTTCGACGGCCCGGGCGGCTCGCAGACCCCGGCGTCGGTGGCCAGGGCCGTGGCCGACACCCTGACCTCATCCATCGCCAACCGGGGCACGGTCACGGCCGCCGAGCGACGGGCGGAGGAGACGGTCCGGCTCGCGCGCGCGGCCATGGCCGACCTGCTGGACACCGACGCGGGGACGGTGATCTTCGGACGGAGCATGACCGCCCTGGCGATGGACATGGGCCGCACCCTGGCCCGGACCCAGCGTTGGGGTCCCGGGGACGAGGTCGTCGTGACCTCCCTGGACCACGACGGCAACATCCGGCCGTGGACGATCGCCGCCGAGGCGGTCGGGGCCACGCTGCGGGTGGCGGAGATGGACCCGGAGACCGGGGAGCTGCCGGTGCAGGCGGTGAGGGCGGTCCTGTCCGACCGGACCCGCCTCGTGGCGGTCACCGGGGCCTCCAACCTCATCGGCACCCGCCCGGACGTCGAGGGCATCGTGAGGGCCGCGCACGACGTCGGGGCCCTCGTGCACGTCGACGCCGTGCACCTCGCCGCCCACGCCGCGGTCTCCCGCGAGGACCTGGGCGCCGACCTGCTGTCCTGCTCGCCCTACAAGTTCTTCGGGCCGCACCTCGGTGTGATGTCAGGGCGTGCGGACCTGCTCGAGCAGCTCCGGCCGGACAAGCTGCTGCCCTCCAGCGACGCCGTCCCGGAGAGGTTCGAGCTGGGCACCCTGCCCTACGAGCTGCTGGCGGGCACGTGCGCAGCGGTGGACTTCCTCGCCGACCTGGCGCCGGGGGAGGCCGGCACCCGACGCGGGCGCCTCAAGGCCTCCTTCGCCGCACTGGAGGAGCACGAGGACGCCCTGAGGGTGCGGTGCGAGGAGGGCCTGCGGACGATCCCCGGCGTGCAGATCTGGTCGCGGGCCGCAGACCGGACCCCCACCCTGCTGTTCACCGTGGACGGGGTGGAGCCGGCCGCGGTGCACCTTCACCTCGCGGACCGCAGGGTGAACGCCCCGGCGTCGCACTTCTACGCCTGGGACCTCAGCCACCGGCTCGGGCTCGGCCCGGCCGGAGGCGTCCGGGTCGGCATGGCGCCCTACACGACCGCCGAGGAGGTCGACCGCCTGCTGGAGGGGGTCGCCGAGTTGGCCGCCCGCCCCTGA
- a CDS encoding mannitol dehydrogenase family protein, with amino-acid sequence MSEATTTGRTGGLSRHTPAPPVRMVHLGLGNFFRAHQAWYTHRANEGRPPEERWGILAFTGRSPGVADLLEAQDGLYTLVVDGADGAEAEVVESVVRARPGTDLAAWHEALADPAVAILTTTVTEAGYCADGDGSLDLTDEDVRADLLAWREGRREELRTMPVKVASGLSARRAAGAGGLTVVPCDNLPGNGAVARGVVLGAARELDPGLAAWVEENVSFVTTAVDRITPRPTEADVRRAEELTGVPDPAVVVTEPFSEWDLAGTFVAGRPAWDEVGAVVTDDVRPYETRKLWLLNGAHSLLAYAGSIRGHETVAEATADPLVAGWVRQWWDVAVPHLTLPEDQLRAYTGALEERFANPRIRHLLAQIAADGSQKLPVRIVPALRATLAAGGVDEADGALRVVAAWVLHARGAGAPLTDADEDEVRSRVSGSLEQALAAVLGQWGLADPAVVARAVELAQEVAAP; translated from the coding sequence ATGAGCGAGGCGACGACGACCGGCCGCACGGGCGGGCTGTCACGGCATACCCCCGCCCCTCCGGTCCGCATGGTGCACCTGGGGCTGGGCAACTTCTTCCGCGCCCACCAGGCGTGGTACACCCACCGCGCCAACGAGGGGCGCCCGCCCGAGGAGCGGTGGGGGATCCTCGCCTTCACGGGCCGCAGCCCGGGCGTGGCCGACCTGCTCGAGGCGCAGGACGGTCTCTACACGCTGGTGGTGGACGGTGCCGACGGCGCGGAGGCCGAGGTCGTCGAGAGCGTGGTGCGGGCACGGCCCGGCACCGACCTCGCGGCCTGGCACGAGGCGCTCGCCGACCCCGCCGTGGCCATCCTCACCACGACGGTGACCGAGGCCGGCTACTGCGCGGACGGCGACGGGAGCCTGGACCTCACCGACGAGGACGTGCGGGCGGACCTGCTCGCCTGGCGGGAGGGACGGCGGGAGGAGCTGAGGACGATGCCGGTCAAGGTCGCCAGCGGCCTGTCGGCTCGTCGGGCGGCCGGGGCGGGTGGTCTCACCGTGGTCCCGTGCGACAACCTGCCCGGCAACGGCGCCGTCGCCCGCGGCGTGGTCCTGGGCGCAGCCCGCGAGCTCGATCCCGGGCTGGCGGCATGGGTCGAGGAGAACGTCAGCTTCGTCACCACGGCGGTCGACCGCATCACGCCGCGGCCCACGGAGGCGGACGTGCGACGGGCGGAGGAGCTCACCGGCGTGCCCGACCCTGCGGTGGTCGTCACCGAGCCGTTCTCGGAGTGGGACCTCGCCGGGACCTTCGTGGCCGGCCGACCCGCCTGGGACGAGGTGGGCGCCGTCGTGACTGACGACGTGCGGCCCTACGAGACCCGCAAGCTGTGGCTGCTGAACGGCGCGCACTCGCTGCTGGCCTACGCCGGGTCGATCCGGGGGCACGAGACCGTCGCCGAGGCGACCGCCGACCCGCTCGTGGCCGGGTGGGTCCGGCAGTGGTGGGACGTGGCGGTCCCGCACCTGACCCTGCCGGAGGACCAGCTGCGCGCCTACACCGGTGCCCTGGAGGAGCGCTTCGCCAACCCCCGGATCCGGCACCTGCTCGCCCAGATCGCCGCGGACGGGTCGCAGAAGCTGCCGGTCCGGATCGTGCCGGCCCTGCGGGCGACGCTGGCCGCAGGGGGCGTCGACGAGGCCGACGGAGCCCTGCGCGTCGTCGCCGCCTGGGTGCTGCACGCCCGCGGCGCGGGCGCGCCGCTCACGGACGCCGACGAGGACGAGGTCCGGTCCCGGGTCTCCGGGTCCTTGGAGCAGGCGCTCGCCGCCGTGCTCGGGCAGTGGGGCCTCGCCGACCCGGCCGTGGTCGCCCGGGCCGTCGAGCTGGCGCAGGAGGTCGCCGCCCCCTGA
- the uxaC gene encoding glucuronate isomerase, whose product MSERLTLHPDRLLPVDPGVREIARRLYAEVADLPVISPHGHVPPAWLAQDLPFRDPASLLITPDHYVTRLMHASGVDLADLGVGRGELSEEDSRRAFRLLCEHWPIYRGTPMRLWLEQQLVEVFGVDVVPSAGTADAIYDMVADWIGRESSRPRALMDAFDIEFLATTDDPCDDLEHHRTLAEDPSFPRRVVPTLRPDKYLEPASATWVQDVDRLGEVAGQDTGMYAGWVAAMEERRAFFRQRGAVSTDHSHRDLGTEPLADGEAERLYAQARAGRITADDGDRLRRHMVHETFRMAADDGLTMTLHPAVYRNHHPGTLEAFGADVGADIPVSVEVTRALQPALSRFGTAAGLTVVVFTLDETIFSRELAPLAGFYPSVRIGVPWWFIDAPESIKRFRQAVTETAGYTRTSGFIDDTRAFLSIPARHDMARRMDCGFIAGQVAEHRLTEDEGMQIARYLVTDQPKEVFGL is encoded by the coding sequence ATGAGTGAGCGACTGACCCTGCACCCCGACCGGCTGCTGCCCGTCGACCCGGGCGTCCGGGAGATCGCCCGCCGCCTCTACGCCGAGGTCGCGGACCTGCCCGTCATCAGCCCGCACGGGCACGTCCCGCCGGCCTGGCTCGCGCAGGACCTCCCCTTCCGCGACCCGGCCTCGTTGCTGATCACCCCCGACCACTACGTCACCCGGCTCATGCACGCCAGCGGGGTCGACCTGGCCGACCTCGGGGTCGGTCGGGGCGAGCTGTCGGAGGAGGACTCCCGCCGCGCCTTCCGGCTGCTGTGCGAGCACTGGCCGATCTACCGGGGCACCCCCATGCGGCTGTGGCTGGAGCAGCAGCTGGTCGAGGTCTTCGGCGTCGACGTCGTGCCCTCCGCCGGGACCGCGGACGCCATCTACGACATGGTCGCCGACTGGATCGGCCGGGAGAGCTCGCGTCCCCGGGCGCTGATGGACGCCTTCGACATCGAGTTCCTCGCGACCACCGACGACCCCTGCGACGACCTGGAGCACCACCGCACGCTCGCCGAGGACCCCTCCTTCCCCCGTCGCGTCGTCCCCACGCTGCGCCCGGACAAGTACCTCGAGCCGGCGTCGGCGACCTGGGTGCAGGACGTGGACCGGCTCGGCGAGGTGGCCGGGCAGGACACCGGCATGTATGCCGGGTGGGTGGCCGCGATGGAGGAGCGTCGGGCGTTCTTCCGGCAGCGGGGGGCGGTCTCGACCGACCACAGCCACCGCGACCTCGGGACCGAGCCGCTCGCGGACGGTGAGGCGGAACGCCTCTACGCGCAGGCCCGCGCGGGTCGCATCACTGCGGACGACGGGGACCGGCTCCGTCGCCACATGGTGCACGAGACCTTCCGGATGGCGGCCGACGACGGGCTGACCATGACCCTGCACCCGGCCGTCTACCGCAACCACCACCCCGGCACCCTCGAGGCCTTCGGCGCCGACGTCGGCGCGGACATCCCGGTCTCGGTCGAGGTGACCCGGGCCCTGCAGCCCGCGCTGAGCCGGTTCGGCACCGCGGCCGGGCTGACGGTGGTGGTCTTCACGCTGGACGAGACGATCTTCAGCCGCGAGCTCGCGCCGCTGGCCGGCTTCTACCCGAGCGTGCGGATCGGCGTCCCCTGGTGGTTCATCGATGCCCCGGAGTCGATCAAACGGTTCCGTCAGGCGGTGACGGAGACAGCGGGCTACACACGGACGTCGGGCTTCATCGACGACACGCGGGCCTTCCTGTCCATCCCCGCCCGGCACGACATGGCCCGGCGGATGGACTGCGGCTTCATCGCCGGACAGGTGGCCGAGCACCGGCTCACCGAGGACGAGGGGATGCAGATCGCGCGCTACCTCGTCACCGACCAGCCCAAGGAGGTCTTCGGGCTATGA
- a CDS encoding TRAP transporter small permease gives MNIVKSTLDQVLRWASVVLFAALVLIVVWQVVSRSLGSASTWSEEAARYTFVWLGFFASALVFSEKGHIAVDFLVRKQPPKGQLATAVLAQVSVLAMALLILVWGGLRASAGAWNQQLSSLPATVGGMYTVMPLTGAIIAFFAAYHLVELLQGKEPPYVLDEGVGGDVPERGEANL, from the coding sequence GTGAACATCGTCAAGAGCACGCTGGACCAGGTGCTGAGGTGGGCCTCGGTGGTCCTCTTCGCCGCCCTGGTCCTCATCGTCGTCTGGCAGGTCGTGAGCCGCTCCCTGGGCTCGGCCAGCACCTGGTCGGAGGAGGCGGCCCGGTACACCTTCGTCTGGCTGGGCTTCTTCGCCAGCGCCCTGGTCTTCTCCGAGAAGGGGCACATCGCGGTGGACTTCCTGGTCCGCAAGCAGCCGCCGAAGGGTCAGCTGGCCACCGCGGTCCTGGCCCAGGTCTCCGTGCTGGCCATGGCACTGCTCATCCTCGTCTGGGGCGGCCTGCGGGCCAGCGCCGGGGCGTGGAACCAGCAGCTGTCCTCGCTGCCGGCCACCGTCGGCGGGATGTACACGGTCATGCCCCTGACCGGGGCGATCATCGCCTTCTTCGCCGCCTACCACCTGGTCGAGCTGCTCCAGGGCAAGGAGCCTCCCTACGTCCTGGACGAGGGCGTGGGCGGGGACGTGCCGGAGCGCGGGGAGGCGAACCTCTGA
- a CDS encoding TRAP transporter substrate-binding protein — MTLALGLSACSAAGAPGGQDERTVLRLALNQAEGHPSYIALQRFDGRLQERTEGRLAVDVYANETLGAQAEALQLVSDDIIALAIVSGTQLENLHPDFLVFNMPKVFDDVEHQLRVINDDAIVGDLYTSLEERENFTVLGGFTQGSRHIYTSKPVTEPADLAGLKIRVQESPLHLAMVTAMGGSATPMAFGEVYTAMQSGVLDGAENNEVSYVTQKHFEVAPHLSETNHLVGLDYLIVNSDTLAGMDDQDRQIFLEEWEATSLEHAELWAEATEEAIAEAKAGGAQFHEVDEEAFAQALEPLQDRFLTTPSQQALFDAARAAAGE, encoded by the coding sequence GTGACCCTCGCGCTCGGGCTCTCGGCGTGCTCGGCGGCCGGTGCCCCCGGCGGGCAGGACGAGCGGACCGTCCTGCGCCTCGCCCTCAACCAGGCCGAGGGCCACCCCAGCTACATCGCCCTGCAGCGCTTCGACGGGCGGCTGCAGGAGCGCACCGAGGGGCGTCTGGCCGTCGACGTCTACGCCAACGAGACGCTCGGGGCCCAGGCCGAGGCCCTCCAACTGGTCTCCGACGACATCATCGCCCTGGCGATCGTCTCCGGCACCCAGCTGGAGAACCTCCACCCGGACTTCCTCGTCTTCAACATGCCCAAGGTCTTCGACGACGTGGAGCACCAGCTGAGGGTCATCAACGACGACGCCATCGTCGGCGACCTCTACACCTCGCTGGAGGAGCGGGAGAACTTCACCGTCCTCGGCGGGTTCACCCAGGGCTCCCGTCACATCTACACCTCGAAGCCGGTGACCGAGCCGGCCGACCTGGCCGGCCTCAAGATCCGGGTGCAGGAGAGCCCGCTCCACCTGGCGATGGTCACGGCCATGGGCGGCTCGGCCACCCCGATGGCCTTCGGCGAGGTCTACACGGCCATGCAGTCCGGCGTGCTGGACGGGGCGGAGAACAACGAGGTCTCCTACGTCACCCAGAAGCACTTCGAGGTCGCCCCGCACCTGTCCGAGACCAACCACCTGGTCGGACTGGACTACCTCATCGTCAACAGCGACACCCTGGCCGGGATGGACGACCAGGACCGCCAGATCTTCCTCGAGGAGTGGGAGGCCACCTCCCTCGAGCACGCCGAGCTGTGGGCGGAGGCCACCGAGGAGGCGATCGCCGAGGCGAAGGCCGGTGGTGCGCAGTTCCACGAGGTGGACGAGGAGGCGTTCGCGCAGGCCCTGGAGCCGCTGCAGGACCGCTTCCTGACCACCCCGTCCCAGCAGGCCCTGTTCGACGCCGCCCGCGCCGCGGCGGGAGAGTGA
- a CDS encoding lactate racemase domain-containing protein, translating to MTNLPLPCRLVGGPHEQVSPEQLDDLVRTALDDVEDLAGQDVVLVIPDGTRSCPLPLLVGTLHRHLSPVVASLTAVIALGTHSYMEPEEIDRLLGVGGEGRPGSLEEAFPGLRVVNHEWADPDMLVHVGTVPAARIAELSEGRLEVDAPIVINRHVVEADTAIVVGPVFPHEVVGISGGNKYFIPGVASQEFIDMTHWVGALITSTEIIGTTGITPVRAMINEGAAMIPTRRLALCCVVRSGSGDLEAAAFGTPEDAWAATAAIASETHVEWLDEPMQRVIAVMPTRYDDIWTAAKGGYKTEPAIADGGEVVIYAPHVTEVSETHHEIYDIGYHCRDYFVKQWDDFRHIHWGVLAHSTHLRGQGTYDPQTGEERLRIRVTLATGIPREVCERINLGYLDPATVDLEALATEPGTTVIPNAGEVLYRLRPS from the coding sequence ATGACGAACCTCCCGCTCCCCTGCCGTCTCGTCGGCGGACCGCACGAGCAGGTCAGCCCCGAGCAGCTCGACGACCTCGTCCGGACGGCGCTGGACGACGTCGAGGACCTGGCCGGACAGGACGTGGTCCTCGTCATCCCCGACGGCACCCGCTCCTGCCCGCTCCCGCTGCTGGTCGGCACCCTGCACCGCCACCTCTCCCCCGTGGTCGCCTCGCTCACGGCGGTCATCGCCCTGGGGACCCACTCCTACATGGAGCCCGAGGAGATCGACCGGCTGCTCGGCGTCGGTGGCGAGGGTCGCCCCGGGAGCCTGGAGGAGGCCTTCCCCGGTCTGCGCGTGGTCAACCACGAGTGGGCGGACCCGGACATGCTCGTCCACGTCGGCACCGTCCCGGCCGCCCGGATCGCCGAGCTGTCCGAGGGGCGGCTCGAGGTGGACGCCCCCATCGTCATCAACCGGCACGTCGTGGAGGCCGACACCGCGATCGTCGTCGGCCCGGTCTTCCCGCACGAGGTCGTGGGGATCTCCGGGGGCAACAAGTACTTCATCCCCGGCGTGGCGAGCCAGGAGTTCATCGACATGACCCACTGGGTCGGCGCGCTCATCACCTCCACCGAGATCATCGGCACGACCGGCATCACCCCGGTCCGCGCCATGATCAACGAGGGGGCGGCGATGATCCCGACCCGCCGGCTGGCCCTGTGTTGCGTGGTGCGCTCGGGCAGCGGCGACCTGGAGGCGGCCGCCTTCGGCACCCCGGAGGACGCCTGGGCCGCCACCGCGGCGATCGCCTCCGAGACGCACGTGGAGTGGCTCGACGAGCCGATGCAGCGGGTCATCGCGGTCATGCCCACCCGCTACGACGACATCTGGACGGCCGCCAAGGGCGGTTACAAGACCGAGCCCGCGATCGCCGACGGCGGCGAGGTGGTCATCTACGCGCCGCACGTGACCGAGGTGTCGGAGACCCACCACGAGATCTACGACATCGGCTACCACTGCCGCGACTACTTCGTGAAGCAGTGGGACGACTTCAGGCACATCCACTGGGGGGTGCTCGCCCACTCCACCCACCTGCGCGGGCAGGGGACCTACGACCCGCAGACCGGGGAGGAGCGTCTGCGGATCCGGGTGACCCTGGCGACCGGCATCCCCCGCGAGGTGTGCGAGCGGATCAACCTGGGCTACCTCGACCCGGCCACCGTCGACCTGGAGGCCCTCGCGACGGAGCCCGGCACCACGGTGATCCCCAACGCCGGCGAGGTCCTCTACCGGCTCAGGCCGTCCTGA
- a CDS encoding LacI family DNA-binding transcriptional regulator, with product MAGEEAGSPGRATIYDVAREVGVHPSTVSRAFSRPGRVSSATAQRIHDAAERLGYRAEPLFRAPVRSRAGVITLAVSDITNPYYFGIIRGAEHAAAEADVSLVVADCRESAAQERQVLRRTLAASDGLIVTSSRLSDTELRGLARQVPLVVLNRRVPGLPCVHPDNARGVRRSVEHLASLGHTRIGYVAGPDASWADGARWRAVREACHELMLTDVRIGPVQPTMVGGRAAAEEIVRAGLTAVQTYNDQVGVGVIRGLQELGVEVPDEVSVVGFDNTISADIVRPGLTTVAQPVTVLGEIAARAVLAQVAGGTESREQTQVVPVRLVVRGSTGPVRTA from the coding sequence GTGGCAGGCGAGGAGGCCGGCAGCCCCGGCAGGGCGACCATCTACGACGTGGCCCGCGAGGTCGGGGTGCACCCGTCGACGGTGAGCCGGGCCTTCTCCCGCCCCGGCCGGGTCAGCAGCGCGACCGCCCAACGTATCCACGACGCCGCGGAGCGGCTCGGCTACCGCGCTGAGCCGCTCTTCCGGGCCCCCGTCCGGTCCCGGGCCGGCGTCATCACGCTGGCGGTCAGCGACATCACCAACCCCTACTACTTCGGCATCATCCGTGGTGCCGAGCACGCGGCCGCCGAGGCGGACGTCAGCCTGGTGGTCGCGGACTGCCGCGAGTCGGCGGCGCAGGAACGCCAGGTCCTGCGCCGCACGCTGGCGGCCTCCGACGGTCTGATCGTCACCTCCTCCCGCCTCTCGGACACCGAGCTGCGGGGGCTCGCCCGGCAGGTCCCGTTGGTGGTGCTCAACCGCAGGGTGCCCGGCCTGCCGTGCGTCCACCCCGACAACGCCCGTGGCGTCCGGCGGTCCGTGGAGCACCTGGCCTCGCTGGGGCACACCAGGATCGGGTACGTCGCCGGGCCGGACGCGTCCTGGGCGGACGGGGCGCGGTGGCGGGCGGTCCGCGAGGCCTGTCACGAGCTGATGCTCACCGACGTCCGGATCGGTCCGGTGCAGCCGACCATGGTGGGTGGTCGGGCCGCGGCGGAGGAGATCGTGCGCGCGGGGCTGACGGCCGTCCAGACCTACAACGACCAGGTCGGCGTGGGGGTGATCCGGGGCCTGCAGGAGCTGGGGGTCGAGGTGCCGGACGAGGTGAGCGTGGTCGGCTTCGACAACACCATCAGCGCCGACATCGTCCGCCCCGGGCTGACGACGGTGGCGCAGCCGGTCACCGTCCTGGGGGAGATCGCCGCCCGGGCGGTCCTGGCCCAGGTGGCGGGCGGGACCGAGTCACGGGAGCAGACCCAGGTCGTGCCCGTCCGGCTGGTCGTCCGCGGCTCGACCGGACCGGTCAGGACGGCCTGA